One Eulemur rufifrons isolate Redbay chromosome 12, OSU_ERuf_1, whole genome shotgun sequence genomic window carries:
- the TCIM gene encoding transcriptional and immune response regulator → MRARRGHPAVTMSTSLRVSPSIHGYRFDTASRKKAVGNIFENIDQESLQRLFKNSGDKKAEERAKIIFAIDQDLEEKTRALMALKKRTKDKLFQFLKLRKYSIKVH, encoded by the coding sequence ATGAGAGCAAGGCGAGGCCACCCAGCTGTCACCATGTCCACGTCGCTGCGAGTCAGCCCGTCCATCCACGGCTACCGCTTCGACACGGCCTCTCGCAAGAAAGCCGTGGGCAACATCTTTGAAAACATAGACCAGGAGTCTCTACAAAGGCTCTTCAAAAACTCTGGAGACaagaaagcagaggagagagcCAAGATCATTTTTGCCATAGATCAAGACTTGGAGGAGAAAACACGAGCCTTGATGGCCCTGAAGAAGAGGACAAAAGACAAGCTTTTCCAGTTTCTGAAACTGCGGAAATACTCCATCAAAGTTCACTGA